A stretch of Canis lupus familiaris isolate Mischka breed German Shepherd chromosome 11, alternate assembly UU_Cfam_GSD_1.0, whole genome shotgun sequence DNA encodes these proteins:
- the LOC481674 gene encoding lipocalin Can f 6.0101 precursor has protein sequence MKLLLLCLGLILVHAHEEENDVVKGNFDISKISGDWYSILLASDIKEKIEENGSMRVFVKDIEVLSNSSLIFTMHTKVNGKCTKISLICNKTEKDGEYDVVHDGYNLFRIIETAYEDYIIFHLNNVNQEQEFQLMELYGRKPDVSPKVKEKFVRYCQGMEIPKENILDLTQVDRCLQARQSEAAQVSSAE, from the exons ATGAAGCTGCTGTTGCTGTGTCTGGGGCTGATTCTAGTCCATGCCCACGAGGAAGAAAACGATGTTGTGAAAGGAAACTTCGATATTTCAAAG ATTTCGGGAGATTGGTATTCCATTCTCTTGGCCTCAGATATCAaggaaaagatagaagaaaatggCAGCATGAGGGTTTTTGTGAAAGACATTGAAGTCCTGAGCAACTCTTCTCTGATCTTTACAATGCATACAAA AGTGAATGGGAAGTGTACTAAAATTTCTCTGATTTgtaacaaaacagaaaaggatgGTGAATATGATGTTGTGc ATGATGGATacaatttatttagaataattgAAACAGCCTATGAGGACTATATTATATTTCATCTTAATAATGTCAACCAGGAACAGGAATTCCAACTGATGGAGCTCTATG GCCGAAAACCAGATGTGAGTCCAAAAGTCAAGGAAAAGTTTGTGAGATATTGCCAAGGAATGGAAATTCCTAAGGAAAACATACTTGACCTGACCCAAGTTG ATCGCTGTCTCCAGGCCCGACAGAGCGAAgcagcccaggtctccag tGCTGAGTGA